A window from Shewanella livingstonensis encodes these proteins:
- the yjjG gene encoding pyrimidine 5'-nucleotidase, translating into MSNVLNKYKWILFDADETLFHFDAFAGLKLMFSRFNVDFNAEDFLTYQQVNKPLWVEYQNGLISAAHLQQTRFTHWATKLSVTPQHLNSQFLTAMADICLPLPGARELVDSLTGKVNLGIITNGFTELQNIRLSRTGFKNAFNPVVISEQLGKAKPDVAIFNHAFSLMGEPEKHQVLMVGDNLHSDILGGINAGIDTCWLNHHDEPVSDNISPRYQVRNLTELHQLLLTPNTPLAG; encoded by the coding sequence ATGTCAAATGTGCTCAATAAATATAAATGGATTTTATTTGATGCCGATGAAACACTATTTCATTTTGATGCTTTTGCTGGATTAAAATTAATGTTTTCGCGCTTTAATGTTGATTTTAATGCAGAAGATTTTTTAACTTATCAGCAGGTTAATAAACCATTATGGGTCGAATACCAAAATGGATTAATTAGCGCAGCGCATTTACAACAAACTCGGTTTACTCATTGGGCGACTAAATTATCTGTCACGCCACAACATTTAAACAGCCAATTTTTAACTGCGATGGCCGATATTTGTCTACCATTACCAGGTGCTCGCGAATTAGTAGACTCATTAACTGGCAAGGTAAACTTAGGTATCATTACTAATGGTTTTACCGAGCTACAAAATATTCGCTTGAGTCGTACTGGCTTTAAAAATGCGTTTAATCCAGTGGTTATCTCTGAACAACTGGGTAAAGCAAAACCTGATGTGGCTATTTTTAATCACGCTTTTAGCTTAATGGGAGAGCCTGAAAAGCATCAAGTACTGATGGTAGGTGATAACTTACATTCTGATATTTTAGGTGGCATCAATGCGGGTATCGACACCTGTTGGCTAAATCATCATGACGAACCAGTAAGCGATAATATATCTCCACGTTATCAGGTACGTAATTTAACCGAACTACATCAATTATTATTGACACCCAATACGCCTTTAGCAGGTTAG
- a CDS encoding penicillin-binding protein 1A translates to MKWFKRLLIAFFSLSLLGVAAIAAAYFYVLPDLPDVNSLKTVQLQTPLRIYSRDGKLISQFGEKRRIPVEYDEVPAQLINAVLDTEDARFFEHNGIDPIGIIRAALILVTTGKKSQGASTITQQVARGFFLSNEKTYIRKVKEIFLALKIEKALSKKEILALYLNRSFLGNRAYGVGAAAQVYYGKELSQLTLPEMAMIAGLPQAPSAANPIRNPERAISRRNWVLSRMLEKRNITQAEYQEAINSISTAKYHGAEIDLYAPYVSEMARDYMIQKYGEEAAYTNGYNVYTTISSDLQLMAQESLRDNVFAYDQRHGYRGPVTELWTDTPLNNEETVTILKRTSSMQGIMPAAVISVKDQQAQVIDDEGKLITLEWKGLKWARKFISDKRQSLPPKQASDILTAGQQVWIRHNGKHWQLSQIPLVSSATVSLEPHDGAIKTLVGGFSFSQSQFNRVTQAKRQLGSNIKPFIYAAALEKDYTLATLINNAPINKPDTRQGTAWRPKNSPDIYGGPTRLRVGLAQSINVMSVRAMRYTGLDDTIKKLIQFGFDPNDLPRNESLALGSPSVTPLQVATAFNSFANGGYLVEPYFIDHVTDSYDNMIEQTIPSIACSKPAPSIEETAVIDDPFAAMAEEFSQQAVLSSADTSDQETTIDSITAEENICTNPKAHFAKRVISEQTAFLITEALKSVIWGGGDWSKGTGWNGTAWRASKLIRRHDIAGKTGTTNESRDTWFSGFNPTLTATFWVGFDDHGRQLGRSSWMANGDPEQISGAEAGAKTAGPGWNDYMNKALSGTPEAPVIPPKGIVSARIDLATGKLTRKTDHTTEFEYFAEGTEPKEYVTDIPQSGDIFIDNVAEDLFQ, encoded by the coding sequence GTGAAGTGGTTTAAACGTTTATTAATCGCATTTTTTAGCCTATCACTACTTGGCGTTGCTGCTATCGCGGCCGCTTACTTTTATGTATTGCCTGACTTACCCGATGTTAATTCGCTAAAGACGGTACAATTACAAACTCCGCTGCGTATTTATAGCCGCGATGGCAAACTTATTTCTCAGTTTGGTGAGAAACGCCGTATACCTGTCGAGTACGATGAGGTGCCTGCTCAGTTGATTAATGCCGTGCTCGATACAGAAGACGCACGCTTTTTTGAGCACAATGGTATTGATCCTATTGGTATTATCCGTGCGGCACTTATTTTGGTGACCACAGGTAAGAAAAGTCAAGGCGCTAGTACTATTACCCAACAGGTTGCTCGTGGATTCTTCCTATCTAATGAAAAAACATATATTCGTAAAGTTAAAGAAATCTTCCTCGCACTAAAGATTGAAAAGGCATTGTCTAAGAAAGAAATTTTAGCTCTTTACTTAAATCGTTCATTTCTCGGTAACCGCGCCTATGGCGTTGGTGCGGCAGCTCAGGTTTATTATGGTAAAGAGCTTAGCCAACTTACCTTGCCTGAGATGGCAATGATTGCAGGCCTACCGCAAGCTCCATCTGCAGCTAACCCTATTAGAAATCCAGAACGAGCCATATCGCGTCGTAACTGGGTGTTAAGTCGTATGCTCGAGAAACGTAATATTACTCAAGCAGAATACCAAGAAGCGATTAATAGCATTTCTACGGCAAAATATCATGGTGCTGAAATCGATTTGTATGCTCCGTATGTTTCGGAAATGGCACGCGATTATATGATCCAGAAATACGGTGAAGAAGCAGCCTATACTAATGGTTACAATGTCTACACCACGATATCATCCGATCTCCAATTGATGGCTCAGGAATCATTACGAGATAACGTTTTTGCTTACGATCAACGCCATGGCTACCGTGGCCCTGTTACTGAATTATGGACAGATACTCCGCTAAATAATGAGGAGACGGTCACTATTCTAAAACGCACGTCTTCGATGCAGGGCATCATGCCTGCTGCTGTAATAAGTGTTAAAGACCAACAAGCACAGGTTATTGATGATGAAGGCAAGTTGATTACACTTGAATGGAAAGGCTTAAAATGGGCGCGTAAGTTTATTAGCGACAAACGCCAAAGCTTACCTCCGAAGCAAGCAAGTGACATATTGACCGCTGGTCAACAAGTGTGGATCCGCCATAACGGTAAACATTGGCAATTATCACAAATCCCTCTAGTTTCGAGTGCAACTGTGTCGCTTGAACCCCATGACGGTGCCATTAAAACTCTCGTCGGTGGATTTAGTTTTAGTCAAAGCCAGTTCAACCGAGTCACTCAGGCTAAGCGCCAATTAGGTTCCAATATTAAGCCTTTTATTTATGCTGCTGCATTAGAAAAGGATTACACCTTAGCTACGCTTATTAATAACGCACCCATCAACAAACCCGATACCCGTCAAGGCACTGCATGGCGTCCAAAGAACTCACCAGATATTTACGGTGGGCCTACTCGCTTACGTGTCGGTTTAGCGCAGTCTATTAACGTTATGTCTGTTAGAGCGATGCGATATACCGGTTTAGACGACACTATTAAAAAACTCATCCAGTTTGGTTTTGATCCCAACGATCTACCACGAAATGAATCGTTAGCCTTAGGTTCACCGTCGGTCACCCCCCTGCAAGTTGCCACGGCATTTAACAGTTTTGCTAATGGTGGCTATTTAGTAGAACCTTACTTTATCGATCACGTGACAGACTCATACGACAATATGATTGAACAAACAATTCCTTCAATAGCGTGCAGTAAGCCAGCGCCTTCTATTGAAGAAACCGCTGTTATTGATGATCCATTTGCAGCAATGGCTGAAGAATTTTCTCAGCAAGCTGTGTTGTCATCCGCAGATACATCAGACCAAGAAACGACAATAGATTCAATTACCGCCGAAGAGAACATTTGTACTAATCCAAAGGCCCATTTTGCAAAACGAGTTATTTCTGAACAAACTGCATTTTTGATTACTGAAGCATTAAAAAGTGTGATTTGGGGTGGCGGTGACTGGAGCAAAGGCACGGGTTGGAATGGTACGGCATGGCGAGCATCTAAATTAATTAGACGTCATGATATTGCCGGAAAAACAGGAACAACCAACGAATCTCGTGATACTTGGTTCAGTGGCTTTAATCCTACACTTACTGCAACCTTCTGGGTTGGGTTTGATGATCACGGCCGTCAGCTAGGTCGCTCAAGTTGGATGGCAAATGGCGATCCAGAGCAGATTTCCGGTGCTGAAGCGGGTGCGAAAACAGCAGGTCCTGGTTGGAATGACTATATGAATAAAGCACTCTCAGGTACTCCTGAAGCACCAGTTATTCCACCTAAAGGAATCGTATCTGCACGTATTGATTTAGCTACGGGTAAATTGACTCGTAAGACAGATCACACCACAGAGTTTGAATATTTTGCTGAAGGTACAGAACCTAAAGAATATGTCACTGATATACCACAAAGTGGTGATATCTTTATCGACAATGTTGCTGAAGATTTATTTCAGTAA
- a CDS encoding pilus assembly protein PilM: MISKLWKRQAPQMVGIDIGSHEIKAILLSKTADGYKIQNHAAVPVRKGAVVDHDIRDSEAVLESLRQIRRGLPKSLKFAAVAVSGSAVMTKVIYMDAALNEEEMEAQIEIEADNLIPYSLDEVSIDFERLSPNITDPTKVNVLLSACRTENIDSRVDALDAIELDVKVVDVEAYALGRSAELIYGQLPDGAKSKSIAMVDIGANMTTFSVVENGDTTFIREQAFGGELFTQSIVSFYGMPHDEAERAKVSGQLPRNYMFEVLSPFQTQLLQQIKRTLQIYCTASGREKVDYIVLCGGTAKLEGMVELLSNELGTHTILADPFQGCLHADDVMKSQLQPNMSKYMVACGLALRSYAQWRT; the protein is encoded by the coding sequence ATGATTTCTAAATTATGGAAGCGTCAGGCACCTCAAATGGTTGGGATTGATATTGGATCCCACGAAATAAAAGCCATATTGTTGAGCAAGACTGCGGATGGATACAAAATTCAAAATCATGCTGCTGTCCCTGTTAGAAAAGGGGCTGTAGTCGATCATGATATTCGTGATTCTGAAGCTGTACTAGAATCATTAAGACAGATAAGAAGAGGTTTGCCTAAATCTCTCAAATTTGCAGCAGTTGCTGTTTCTGGTTCTGCTGTAATGACTAAAGTTATCTATATGGATGCTGCGCTGAATGAAGAGGAAATGGAAGCTCAAATTGAAATTGAGGCTGATAATCTTATTCCTTATTCATTAGATGAAGTCAGTATTGATTTTGAAAGACTTAGTCCTAATATTACCGATCCAACTAAAGTAAATGTTTTACTGAGCGCATGCCGCACAGAAAACATTGATTCGCGCGTGGACGCGCTCGATGCTATTGAACTGGATGTAAAAGTAGTTGATGTAGAAGCTTATGCTTTAGGGCGCTCAGCAGAATTAATTTATGGCCAGTTACCCGATGGCGCTAAAAGCAAATCAATCGCCATGGTTGATATTGGCGCCAATATGACCACATTCTCAGTGGTTGAAAATGGTGATACCACGTTTATACGTGAGCAAGCATTTGGTGGAGAATTATTTACTCAATCAATTGTGTCATTTTATGGGATGCCCCATGATGAGGCGGAACGGGCTAAAGTTTCAGGCCAGCTACCTCGTAATTATATGTTCGAAGTATTGTCACCGTTTCAGACGCAATTATTACAGCAAATTAAACGAACCTTACAGATATATTGTACTGCCAGCGGACGTGAGAAGGTTGACTATATCGTGTTGTGTGGTGGTACCGCTAAGTTAGAGGGAATGGTTGAACTGCTCTCTAACGAGCTAGGTACTCATACCATTCTTGCTGACCCTTTCCAAGGTTGTTTGCATGCAGATGATGTTATGAAAAGTCAGCTTCAACCTAATATGAGTAAATATATGGTGGCATGCGGTCTTGCGCTAAGGAGTTATGCTCAATGGCGAACATAA
- a CDS encoding PilN domain-containing protein: MANINLLPWREEAREKQKRDFIGILALVFLVTSLVVYLFLGFLDVVTDDQRQRNAYLESEISLLDTQIAEIRKITERKKDIERRTEIILNLQQSRNLPTHVLDELVRIVPPGIYLSSIEKKGSVLLIEGRSESNNNVANMMRKVKTSTYLNDPSMQSIVTQNEELRQLQRFKLRVTIRDESQTTNVDANQGARK, translated from the coding sequence ATGGCGAACATAAACTTATTACCTTGGCGTGAAGAAGCGAGAGAGAAGCAAAAACGCGATTTTATCGGGATTTTAGCGTTAGTTTTTTTGGTGACTTCATTAGTTGTATATTTATTTCTAGGTTTTCTAGACGTGGTCACTGATGATCAACGCCAACGAAATGCATATCTTGAATCTGAAATTAGCTTGCTTGATACCCAAATTGCAGAAATTAGAAAAATTACCGAACGTAAAAAAGATATTGAACGTCGAACCGAAATAATTCTCAACTTACAACAGTCACGTAATTTACCGACTCACGTTTTAGATGAATTAGTCAGAATAGTGCCGCCTGGAATTTATCTCTCAAGTATAGAGAAAAAAGGTAGTGTGTTATTGATAGAAGGACGTAGTGAATCAAATAATAACGTCGCTAATATGATGAGAAAGGTGAAAACATCAACCTATCTTAACGATCCGAGTATGCAATCGATTGTGACCCAAAATGAAGAATTAAGGCAATTACAGCGTTTTAAATTACGCGTCACTATTCGTGATGAGTCTCAAACTACGAATGTTGATGCGAACCAAGGAGCGAGAAAATGA
- a CDS encoding type 4a pilus biogenesis protein PilO: MNLDLDQFNDIDFENIGGWPKLVKIVFAGFLSLCVIGASYYLFISDSIDVMEAEQQKEIQLREDFENKYRLAANLKLYREQLDVMEVQFAELLKMLPSENEMPGLLDDLTFVATDAGLRINSLDWDDEIERDFYIEFPIKMSVDGDYHKIGDMVSGVAKLPRIVSLHDFVIKQNDSGGLSMDILAKTYRFKEGAELTQQANKGQK, from the coding sequence ATGAATCTCGACCTAGATCAATTTAACGATATCGATTTTGAAAATATTGGTGGTTGGCCCAAACTGGTAAAAATTGTATTTGCCGGTTTTTTATCCTTATGTGTTATTGGTGCCAGTTATTATTTATTTATTTCAGATTCGATTGATGTGATGGAAGCTGAACAGCAGAAAGAAATTCAATTACGTGAAGATTTTGAAAATAAATATCGTTTAGCCGCTAATCTTAAACTGTATCGTGAACAGTTAGACGTGATGGAAGTACAGTTTGCCGAATTACTTAAAATGCTGCCTTCTGAAAATGAAATGCCAGGTTTATTAGATGATTTGACGTTTGTTGCAACTGACGCTGGTCTGCGAATTAACAGTCTTGATTGGGATGATGAAATCGAACGTGATTTTTATATTGAATTTCCAATAAAGATGTCGGTAGACGGTGATTACCATAAAATCGGTGACATGGTCAGTGGTGTGGCAAAGTTACCTCGAATAGTCAGTCTGCATGACTTTGTTATAAAGCAGAACGATAGCGGTGGATTATCGATGGATATTCTCGCTAAAACGTATCGTTTTAAAGAAGGTGCAGAATTAACGCAACAGGCCAATAAGGGGCAAAAATAA